From a region of the Daphnia pulicaria isolate SC F1-1A chromosome 1, SC_F0-13Bv2, whole genome shotgun sequence genome:
- the LOC124327594 gene encoding uncharacterized protein LOC124327594: MLNLVEAENGTQSMLESQSQCTESQVCPEQSLLLDQHREHHNMTAKDEDQFQTTPNLLESQNIYCPTMDSQQVYSQPLYDDSQRSPNSSVLDNSESIPLRGGFATSTQTDPGVSQQFHTFHFTTKLCTTGVPFEKQSEPSTYDSSPSSSGNQERICDSSSGEESCDQEKAGDKSGITTSSENDEASGQKSKDNPFPPLTIPSYGMAPWQFNEILVRAIETDTLAHHESRFTRVCGRHLLMLRPEKKDLIRVQHVQQNDCG, encoded by the exons ATGTTGAATTTAGTTGAAGCTGAAAATGGGACGCAGTCAATGTTGGAAA gCCAATCCCAATGTACTGAATCGCAAGTATGTCCAGAACAAAGTTTGCTATTAGACCAACACAGAGAACATCACAATATGACTGCGAAAGATGAAGACCAATTTCAAACCACACCTAATCTTTTAGAAA GTCAGAATATATATTGTCCCACAATGGATTCTCAGCAAGTATATTCACAACCACTCTACGATGACAGTCAGAGGTCTCCCAATTCTAGTGTTCTGGATAACAGTGAAAGCATTCCATTGCGAGGAGGGTTCGCTACAAGTACTCAGACCGACCCGGGTGTCTCTCAACAGTTTCACACTTTTCACTTCACAACGAAATTGTGTACTACAGGTGtgccatttgaaaaacaaagcgaGCCCAGCACTTATGATTCATCACCATCAAGCTCAGGCAACCAAGAACGAATCTGTGACTCATCATCAGGAGAAGAAAGCTGTGACCAAGAAAAGGCTGGTGATAAATCAGGGATCACAACATCAAGCGAAAATGATGAAGCTTCTGGCCAAAAATCGAAAG ACAATCCATTTCCTCCACTAACTATCCCAAGTTATGGCATGGCACCATGGCAATTCAACGAAATTTTGGTGCGGGCAATCGAGACCGACACCCTTGCACATCATGAAAGTCGCTTTACGCGTGTGTGTGGAAGACACCTGTTAATGTTGcgaccagaaaaaaaggacttaATCAGAGTACAACATGTACAGCAAAATGATTGTGGATAG